A genomic stretch from Carassius auratus strain Wakin chromosome 35, ASM336829v1, whole genome shotgun sequence includes:
- the LOC113054495 gene encoding WSC domain-containing protein 1-like — MAKPFYRLQHFLRRAQLLLFFLGVAYIMAGSVLLLQRSIVVTFQKETDTAPLLSLPAPPRSMEVPATRWLYRRTVIKEMDNQPLDQTENRKDRKRLRSRNLEIRHLRRHWFHGYAEQKSSSEHSLSHKKDRRKGTYIGCFINNETEHALSGTVLYDFRKMTSALCQDTCSESGFRYAGLEYGAECHCGNRVCAQRARGEDCNLDCRGEKGSPCGGVGRMSVYRVEDRLPGQRRYRAVHYHGCYKKPKNSTDNFLIQTSEPTHTPQQCIETCTDQDLPLAILRGHDCFCSHVSFLFTVQMSEQEYMCEGGNQTNHTSPYDLDYYWVYSTPVLDAMCKERRFLPQKSSTLVALSSFPGAGNTWLRHLIELATGFYTGSYYFDGSLYNKGFKGEKDYWQSGRVICVKTHESGQREIEMFDSAVLLMRNPYRSLMAEFNRKCAGHLGYASDVHWRSKEWSEFVDSYSSWWVSHALAWLRFAHHLLVVHFENLQKDLVPQLKTISAFLNTSISEERLLCTESNRDGHFKRSGSRSLTFDPFTPEMRARIDKYIRTVDKALRDRNLSGLPQEYMPR, encoded by the exons ATGGCCAAGCCGTTCTACAGACTTCAGCACTTTTTAAGGCGGGCTCAGCTGCTTCTGTTTTTTCTGGGTGTGGCTTACATCATGGCAGGAAGTGTGTTACTGCTTCAGCGCTCCATTGTGGTAACATTTCAGAAAGAAACCGATACCGCGCCGCTACTTTCACTACCAGCGCCACCTAGATCCATGGAGGTACCTGCTACCAGGTGGTTGTACAGGAGGACTGTCATCAAAGAGATGGACAACCAACCTCTTGAtcagacagaaaacagaaaggACCGGAAGCGCCTCAGATCTCGTAATCTAGAGATCAGGCATCTGAGACGTCACTGGTTCCATGGTTATGCTGAACAGAAAAGCTCTTCTGAACACAGTCTGTCACATAAGAAAGACAGACGTAAAG GGACCTACATCGGATGTTTTATAAACAATGAAACGGAGCATGCACTCAGTGGGACCGTTCTTTATGATTTCCGCAAAATGACCAGCGCCTTGTGTCAGGACACCTGCTCTGAGAG TGGGTTCCGGTATGCTGGGCTGGAGTATGGAGCAGAGTGCCATTGTGGAAATCGGGTCTGTGCCCAGCGGGCTCGGGGTGAGGACTGTAATCTGGATTGCCGTGGAGAGAAGGGATCCCCCTGTGGAGGGGTGGGACGCATGTCTGTTTACAGAGTTGAGGATCGACTTCCAGGACAGAGAAGAT ACAGAGCTGTTCACTACCACGGCTGTTACAAGAAGCCAAAGAACTCTACTGATAACTTCCTGATCCAGACCTCGGAGCcaacacacacacctcagcaGTGTATAGAGACCTGTACAGATCAG GACCTGCCATTGGCCATTTTGAGAGGGCACGACTGTTTCTGCAGCCATGTCTCGTTTCTCTTCACAGTCCAGATGAGTGAACAGGAATACATGTGTGAGGGGGGCAACCAGACAAATCACACCTCTCCTTATGACCTTGACTACTACTGGGTGTACAGTACTCCTGTGCTAG ATGCAATGTGCAAAGAAAGGAGATTTCTGCCCCAGAAGTCCAGCACTCTCGTGGCCCTGTCCAGCTTTCCAGGGGCAGGAAACACCTGGTTACGTCACCTGATTGAACTCGCCACTGGATTCTACACTGGCAGCTATTACTTCGATGGATCTCTGTACAACAAAG GTTTTAAAGGAGAGAAGGATTACTGGCAGAGCGGGAGAGTCATCTGTGTCAAGACTCATGAAAGCGGCCAGCGAGAGATCGAAATGTTCGACTCAGCCGTCCTGCTGATGCGAAACCCCTATCGCTCTCTAATGGCAGAGTTCAACCGCAAGTGTGCTGGACACCTGGGATATGCGTCAGATGTTCACTGGAGGAGCAAAG AGTGGTCAGAGTTTGTGGACAGCTATTCATCCTGGTGGGTGTCTCACGCTCTGGCCTGGTTGCGGTTTGCCCACCACCTGCTGGTGGTACACTTTGAAAATCTACAGAAAGATCTAGTCCCTCAGTTAAAGACCATCAGCGCTTTTCTGAACACCAGCATTTCTGAGGAAAGACTACTGTGCACAGAGAGCAACAGAGATGGCCATTTTAAACGCTCTGGATCCCGCAGCCTGACATTTGACCCCTTCACCCCTGAGATGAGAGCTCGTATAGACAAATACATCCGTACAGTAGATAAAGCCCTCAGAGACAGAAACCTCAGCGGCCTGCCACAGGAGTACATGCCCAGGTGA